DNA from Brachyspira aalborgi:
ACCGATTATTGTTATTATCGCGGCTACAAACGAAGATATATGCGGACGCTTTTTATAAATAATCCAAGCTAAAAAAGGAACGAATATAACATTTGAACCCGTAAAAAAAGCGACTTTTGAAGCGGTTATAAATTGCGCTCCCATAGTTTGAAAAAAGAAACCAAAAAATAAAGCTATTCCAACGGGAAGCGAAAGCAATATATCTTTTAATTTCGTCATTTTAAAATATCTAAAAAATATTATAGCTAGGAATAATCCGCCGATTAAATTTCTAAAACCGACTAAATAAAAAGGCGGAACTTTTTCAACAACGACTTTTACGGCTACAAAACTATATCCCCAAATTAAAGCCGTTAAAAAAATTCCTAATGTCCCTAACTTTTCTAAAGTTTTTTTATTTTTTTTATTAATCATTTGATTTGATTTTTAATCTATTTTGATTTCTTTTGAATCAATTTAAGTATTTCTTTATCGCCTTTTTCTTTTGCAACTTTATATACTTTTTCACGCCCTTTTTCATCATAATAGTTTAATAATATATCGCAAACTTCTATATGTCCGTATTCCGAAGCCAAATATAAAGCGCTAAATCCGTTTACGGTTTTGTCTTCTATTTGATTTAAAGCGCCGTTATCGAGCAAATATTGAACTATATTAGCTTTGCCATTGTCTGCAGCTATAATTAAGGCTGTTTCTTTATTATTGCTTTTTTTATTTATAATATTCGGAGATAATTTTAATATATATTGAACGATATCCAAATAACCTTTTGCGCATGCAAACATAAAAGCATTCCATCCGTTAACATCTTTTTCATCCAAAACTTTTATATTATCCTGAATCAAATATTTAACCGATTTCAAATTGTCGTATATAATCGCCCACATTAAAGGAGTTATATTATTTGAACTTTTATTTGTTAAAGAATATCCTCTACTTCTTAATAATTCTATAATATCGATATTTCCCATTATTATAGCATGAACCATAGCGCTTCTTCCTATGCTATCCACCGCTTTAATATCCGCTTTTTTATCTAAAAGTTTTTCCGCTATTTCAACCTTTCCTTGAAAAGCCGCATACATTAAAGGCGTTCTATAATCGTCATCCGCTTTATTTATATCGGCTTTATAATTTATTAAAATATCTATTAATTCGTTATTTGAAATTTCGATTGCATAAATTAATGGCGTTTTGCCTTCGTCAGAAACTCCGTTAGGCGAGATACCGTTCATTAATAAATATTCTACGATATGTTTATGTCCCGCAGATGCGGCCATTGCCATCGCTTTTGGAGCTTCTTTTTTTGAATCTGCAAAGAAATATCTTACAATATCTAAAAATCCATTATGAGCTGCAGAAACAAAAGCGCTTGAAAAAACATTTTCTTTTTTATTTCCCAATCTTTGATGAATATAATGAACTAAAGATAAATTGCCGCTTATAGCCGCTATCGTTAAAGAATATCTTGGAATTTTCAAATTTCCTTTATTAATTATATATTCCACTATATCGATATTTCCGCTTGCAATTGCATAAGATAAAACGCTCTCTTCATACATATCTTCATCGTCAAGATTAGCTCCGTTGTCTATTAAAAATTTTACGGCTTCAAAATCGGATTTCTGACAAGCATACATAAGAGGCGTCATACTTATATCGGTTTTAACATTTACATTGGCTTTATTTTCAATAAGCAATTTTATTATATTAAAATAATCTTCCGAACATGCATAATGCAAAGCCGTTTCGCAGTTTACATTGCTTATATTTACATCCGCTCCTCTTTCAATCAATAATTTCGCTATATCAAAATGTCCCCTCGCCGAAGCGTTCATTAAAGGAGTTATAAATAATTTGTCTTGTTTATTAATATCCGCTCCCGCGTCTAAAAGTATTTTTACTATTTCGATATGCCCTAATTTAGCCGCATGAGTTAAAGGAGTAAGTCCCAATACATTAGGCAAATTAATATCTATATTTTTATTTTTTAGTAATATTTTAACTACAGACGCTTTATTATGAGCAGCCGCTTCATGAAGTTCGATTTCTATCTCTCTCATTATTATTCCCTTTTATTAGATTGTTAAAATTACATTATATAATTTTTATTATATAGTATTTATTATAAAACTTCAAATTTTTAAGCGTTAAAAATTATGTTAAATTTATATTTTTTAAATAAATTCTATATTTAATCTTAAAGAAGAAAATATATAGAAGCTATAGAGCAATAAATCGCAGTTCCCGCTATATCGCAAATTGAAGTTAAAACTGGCGCTCCGCTTATCGCAGGGTCGATTTTAAATTTAGTTAAAATAA
Protein-coding regions in this window:
- a CDS encoding ankyrin repeat domain-containing protein, with the translated sequence MREIEIELHEAAAHNKASVVKILLKNKNIDINLPNVLGLTPLTHAAKLGHIEIVKILLDAGADINKQDKLFITPLMNASARGHFDIAKLLIERGADVNISNVNCETALHYACSEDYFNIIKLLIENKANVNVKTDISMTPLMYACQKSDFEAVKFLIDNGANLDDEDMYEESVLSYAIASGNIDIVEYIINKGNLKIPRYSLTIAAISGNLSLVHYIHQRLGNKKENVFSSAFVSAAHNGFLDIVRYFFADSKKEAPKAMAMAASAGHKHIVEYLLMNGISPNGVSDEGKTPLIYAIEISNNELIDILINYKADINKADDDYRTPLMYAAFQGKVEIAEKLLDKKADIKAVDSIGRSAMVHAIIMGNIDIIELLRSRGYSLTNKSSNNITPLMWAIIYDNLKSVKYLIQDNIKVLDEKDVNGWNAFMFACAKGYLDIVQYILKLSPNIINKKSNNKETALIIAADNGKANIVQYLLDNGALNQIEDKTVNGFSALYLASEYGHIEVCDILLNYYDEKGREKVYKVAKEKGDKEILKLIQKKSK